ATCATGTTTGGAAAACACTCAACATGCATCCACTCAAATGTAACCCATTCAACTTGTCCCCTAGCAAAATGGAAACCATTAAAGATCAGCTGAAGCTTTGATGTAGTTATGAATGTTTTTTATTTCAGTGAATGCATAAATTCATGTTTTGAATGCACAAACAATACAATATGAATCAACAAGACTCAGGAGGAAGGATGTCACGTCAAGACCGTCAGTGGTGTTGACTCCTCCAAATATCCTAATTGCATTATTCAGAATCATCTGTTCTTGCTAAGCTTACCTAGCATACAATTCAAGCAATGGGATAGATAACATTGTTGGTGTAGTTTCTGTGGTGGACAAGGGGCATGTCTCAAATGCTTTTTGGTGCACGAAAGGAAGCAATTCCATCAGCATTTTCAACAAAACGTCTACATTCCATCGCTCTCTTTCACCCAATACACGGAGATGTGACTCTATAGACCCTTCAACCCCAGAAAGCGGTGGACAACGCTGTGGATTGGGGCAAAAAATCCCACTCAGAAAAACAATTTCGATAAATAATGAAATTATAAGTATGAAAGGGAGAGTACAAAGAAAAGGAAATACCAGAGCAGAGTTTAAAATATGAGAAAGTAAAACTCTCAAAACATGATCTAGGTTGTTTCCCCAATCTATAACTGCGGGAACCAATTCCTTGAGAGCAGTTTCCACTACCACTCCAGCCGGGTCACATACTAATTGGAACATTAGCTCCTCCACCTATCAATAAGAAGTAAGGAAAAGAGTTGGGGCAAATCttaattttcattattatttttctttgaaagTTGTCATATTATGTTAAGGTAAAAGGCTCCATTCCTTAGATCATGTTTCGTTAGCCTGTTCTATAGCTTACATTGTAGCCAAGTCTCAAGTCAGAAACCTTCTCCATGATTGCCTCGAAGCAAATATAGTGAGGCTGACCTTGAAATATTTATCCTTGTTTGGGAAAAGTGGAAGCAGCATAGCTAGATTTCGAGCTGCACCCTCTCGAACAACACTGGCAGAGTCTTCTATTAGTTGCTGCACAATAGATAAAATAAGAGAATCGCGAATCTCAGGCCGTATAAATTCTGCAAGCTCTCCGCATGACTGACCAACAAGCAATCTACGCTCCTCGTACATGTGACTTATCTAATAATCACAAGACCAACAAAACTGAAAACCTGGTCCGAGTTTCATAAAGGCAAAAGgtaaaaattgaaaagtaaGGCACAAATATACTTGTTCCCAGCACTGTGGAAGCAATTCTGTTTCTGTTCTCATCTCTCCAACATTCTTTGCAAGGCTGACACATGCCTGAAAATATGCAGGTAAATTCAAATTGTATTCAAATGTTCACTTGAAGAAGTAAAGAAAACAGTGCAACATACATCCATTATTATTCGTCTCTGCTGCTCATCTGGACGCTTGATTAAATTAAACAATGTGTGGGTCAAAGAATCCCGAGTGTTGCTGTCTGGGTGGCGCTCGATAGCACACATTATTAGAGGAAGGAGCTcctacaaacaaacaaaatttatgCAGCATTCGTGTGACAGAGAACAAATGAAACAGATTTATAGAAAAGCCAACCTCACGATGGTTGATCAAGACATAAGGAACGATTTTAGGCAAAGCATCTGCAAGTATCTGAACTGTTCCTAATCCCTgtcaaaatataacatatataaGAACAGAATATCACGGTTAAATTGATATGGACAACAACAAACCTTTAGCCATCTTAACTGTTCATCGTTTTTTTCAGATGAAAAGAGAAGAGATTTTTCAtctttatattttacaaaagtGCTACATAATGGGTAATGAAACCAGAAATGATACTTCCAGTTCACCATTTATAACATTAGATCAAGCCTTGACCAAAACAACTTTCAAcaactttttcaaaataattaaatcataTCATAAGAGTACCATAAACTTTCTGTTTTCTCATATATTAAATTCTCaattttgctttaaaaaaaaaacctcactTACACTGTCTGCTTTTGCAAGTAACCCACTGTCCTCTTTTTGTTGACCAACATTTAGTTCagaatcattttttatattttcaaaatcacTATTTGTATTTGCAGGATCAAATAATTTAGGCAAGGTATCTTCATGGTTATTTGCATTCTCAGTCAGTGTTTGAACAGCTGATGATTGTGCATCTTCATTGTGTACAGCACCAACATCCGCATCAACAGGATTTGAGATTGTACCTCGGTCTTCATGAATCTCAATCACTTTATCATCTGTCTGTAAATTTTCCGTTTCAGAACCAACATAATTTCCAGGTTCAGGAGCTCTTGCATTCTTTTCCTTCAGCGATTCAATTTCCACATGCAATTTCTTAATTTCTTCCTCGTACTCTAAAGATTGAGACTGGGCATTATTAACTTCCATGACAACCAGATTATTTCTGGAGAGAGACCCTTCCATATGCATTTTCAGTGAAGTGATCTCGGCTCTGCAATCATTGAGCTCTTTTCTTTGGTTCTCCAAGGACTGTTTTAAAACAAGCGCCTGAAAGTTACAGTTGGTATATCACCATTTTGTAAATACAAAATGCTATTTGACAGAATCATCTAAACTAAAAATGAACTACCTGGTTCTCTTTTTCTCTGATATCTTTCTGCATTACCTCCAAAGATTTAGTTAATGTTCCAATTTGAGCATCAGTCAAACCTTTGTTCTTCAGCAAGGTTTCATTTTCTTGGTTCAGCTTCTTATTTGATTTCAGTAATGTTTCATTCTCTTGAAGAAGAGAAAACTTTTCCTGCATTTTCATATGGATTTCAGTAAAATAGTAATGTGAAAAGAATATTATATGAATATTCAAAAGAGCAATTAAAATCAGTTCAAAACAACCAATGCCTctgaaataatattatatatatatatatatatatataaagcttcaattattaaataaactttATTGCATAGGAAAAAATAAAGCTACATCAATTTATATAGAAATAGTTTTATTAGTGAAATGAACATCTGATATATGAGGGTTGTGGGTTTTAGATGAGAGATtaagataaataataaaagtttGAATATTTCTGATTATAACTTGATAATAGCTTCATAATAACTGGATACAAAAGACTACACACTAATCCCTAATTAAATGGATGCAGAGACTCAAtcccaaataaataaaaactaccAGAACTTCttgcccaaaaaaaaaaaactaccagAACTTATTGTGTTTAACTAccagaaataaataaatagggaaATCAGAAAACTTATCATAATAACCATacggaagaagaaaaaagaaagaaaaaaaaaactagtccCAAGAGATAATCTAAGATACTCTAAGATGctctaatataatattaaagaaattataagatattttctGATATTCTAACAATGAGGATGAAAATTGAGAAACTCGTGAAATGCACTAAACAACATGATAGCAGAGATTGAAATGAAGGGGATCAAAATTCCATTAGGTTGCACATCTCATCAAGCACAACAGTCGACAAAATCAAGAATAGAAAATCAATGGGTGCCTCAAAAGAAGGGTGAGGACTGAGGAGTGAGATATTACAACCAATTAAGGATACTAGGGAGATATCCAGAAAATTAGTTTTAGGATTAGGATACCATCTCATGAGAGAGGGGAGTGTGTTTACTGTTTTATAAAAGGGATAGAATTACTTGGCTTGTGGCTCCCACCCAActctaatatttatatattaggGTAAGATTAAGGTTCGTACACGCAAGCATAACCAATATTCTATTCTTAACCTAAAAAGATAAGCCTGTGAACTAATATGCATGCAGACACTCAAACAAAAAAGTAACAATACCAGAAGAAAAAGTGGATATGAAATCTATGAATGCAAATGGCAAGACATAAAACCCGCAAAATGGTAAGCTGATGAAGTCAAGTAGTGGAAAGACAACAGAGAAGAGGCCAATTTGTCGGAACAAGGGGTACAATTTCTATTAGGTGTAATAATAAATAACTTGCTTATAATGAAAAGAATCACCTCAGCAGCCTCTGAAGTTGATGATAGATACTGATAATAATAATGCCGCAAGGCATCAGGTACAGATGCAGGTGTGTTGTGCCAAATGTCCAAGTTCTGGTCTGTAACCTACAGTAATAATAGTTTTAGTGTAGAATAACAAATCACTAAAATTAAACACCAAATTGGAAGGGaaacattattttaaatattgaataaacATGTACATATATAATTTGACAGCATTTATGATGTtttacacacaaaaaataaCCACGGATCTGTTGGACTGTATCCAAACTACCAATTATTTCCTTATTAAATATTTACTCATGTATTACTCTTTTTGTAGTTCATGTGCAACCCCCCGCTCCTTCGGGTCATCTTTTCATCTCTGACATCATGGGAGTCTCCACTACCCACTTAATTGCattgtagttttattttttaggctTTGGCCctctcttttataaaaaatagtaactaATCACAAAAGTATATATGAAAATCAATCACGTTAGTCCTTTAAGTACATGAAAATTCATTTCATTAGTCCCTACCTAGCATCTTAACAACAGGaactacaacaacaataacaaccaaGCCTTATCCCACTAAGTGGGGTTGGCTACATGGATCAAACGACGCCGTGATGTTCTATCATATACCATATTTCTATCCAACTCATTAGTCTCTAGATCTTTCTTAAATCTTAATAGTTTCTCTTATAGTTCTTTCTCAGCCCCTAGTGATTTGACTATCCTCCATCTAATCTACTCTCCTTACTACAGAATCCACAGGTCTTCTCTCTACACACCCAAACTACCTAAGCCTAATTTCCATCATCTTTTCTAATGTTGTCATTTCTAATACTAGGGACTAATAAAACATTTGAATCCTAGGTACCATAGAAACCTcctttagtttttatttttgtttcttggGAGGAATAAGTATATTAACGAAAAGGGAATACAAGAGGAAAATATTTTATCTAAAAGTAAAGGGAAACCTGGCCCTATAAAGTTCCTGCCACGGTGAGATCTAGGGAAGGGTTTAACCCATTATGGATCTGTCGTAGACAGCCTTACCTTGCATTTGCAACATTTCACACTCAAACATCTGACCTCCTATTTGTGTGTTTCTGCATTTATTTTCCTTCAACAGACTGGATTTATTTCCCCTCTTATACTTATATTATAACCAACTGGTTGAGAAATAAGAAGGGTGATGTTAGAATAGAAATGTCATTTTGATCGGAAATTCATGATGTGGTCAAGAAAGAAGCACCACACCATGCCCTACCCACCTCAAGTAGAAGATACTGTCTCAAGGCTGTCTTAACATTAAGGATCCTCAAAATATACGGTACTAGCCCAAAACCTACCCGTCCCCTTAGTGCCAATGCAACACCCTCTGATAACCCTTTCCAAGACCCATTATCCCCTTCCAAGAATTGAAagttaaaaagtaaaatagcATAACACCCTCCATACATTCCACAGTATATGACTATATATTTGAGTGGTTCCTTCTCCATACAATACAGAAAGCTACTATAGTCACTGTCAGTGTAACTACTACATTTTCCAATTGCTTACTGAAACAGGTAATGGACAAAAAAATTCAGAACTGAAAGAATTACATGGCATGTGGATCTTAAAATGTAACCTGGCACTTTCTcaaaaatcacatgtatatcCCCTACCCAAAAGAAAACAGAAActagcaacaaaaaaaaggcAATGCAGCAATACCAACCTCCTCATAAAATGTCATTGCAGTAAGACGGTAACCAGCTAGAAGCAGATATTCCTTTACGGCACAATTAAGATCTCGACGTTCAGTATCCTTTAACGGACCCAAATCTGTGAAGGAAGTATTCTTTTGCTTTTGAATTTGTTGCCCATCATTCACTGAAACATCTCCGCTTAACTGTGTCGCTGCATTCAAAAAGAAGTATTCCATAAAGCAGTGACAACTGGAGAACATTCCAAGTATTACAagtcattatttttatatactagAAAATATTACATAAGAGAAAGAAGCATAAAGCCAAATTGCCTTACAATGAACGAAGAAccattttcaacaaaaaaaagtgtgGAGGTTACTGAAACTTTTAGCCCGAGCTTAACAAAATTCTATTTCTGGATTGTTAAGTGAAAATGTTGATACTACTATAAGATTATCCCTGGGGATTGTTAAGTGAAAGTGTGAAAAAGTGTGAAGGTTACTGAAACTTTTACCACTTGTTTCATTAAGGTTTTCTGTCTTCTTCTGCAATTCACTCTTGAGTTTTGAGATGTCTTCTAGAGCTAAACGCAGTTCATAATCACTAATAGCTAACTTTTCTACGGCTGTTTCTTTCTCTTCCAGCAAACTTTGAGGATCTGCCACTGCAtttcaaaatacaaaataaaaaaaatgaggaaGAAGAAATATCATATCATCATATCAGGTAAAGGATTACATCAAGTCACACCTAAATATCATATCTGCTCTTATCAGTCTGGTTAGATTACAAGTACTAGAGATTTGCGAACAGTGATGTCAAATAGCAGCTACAACTACGCTATAGCACTATAGCATAGCGAAGTTTGAACAAATCGCAGTTGTTTCATGATTTAGCTTAACAGAGTTTGAACAAATCTTATAGTGCTATCGCATAATGAAGAATGAACAAGTCTCATAGTTCTGTGAtacactatttagtacaaagtgtaATCAAATAGTTTCTATAACAATGCCATGGCACTATAGCTTAGCGGAAATTTGAACAATCCAAAATTATCCGCCAACCGCAATTGACAACACTGCTCGAGAATTACTTCATTTTAGTTTCTGCTTTCCAAATTGAACACCTCTTTTAACAAATACACTTATGcatataatatcatatcatCCAATCTAAATTTAAAGATCTTATCAGCAAAATGCACAAAACATGCACTATATTGACAATACAGATAAACTAATAAGCATGATCTGTGTTCAATTCTATCAAATTTTTCAGCGTTGACTTCAAATTGAAAACGATGAAATTGAAAGAGTGAACACACGAATTACCTTTAAGAGAGTTGAGGCGAGAGATTTGATCGGGAGGAAAAAGAGAATGATCGGAAAAGAACTGTTTAAGACGAATAGCTTGATCGTCGTGGCCATCATCGAGAAGCTCGTGAAGAAGTTCAAATGCTGTAAGCACATAGTTCTCTTGCAAGAGAAAGTTGACAACGCAATTGCACAGTGATGATTTATCTACGTCCATTTTTTGTTCTGTTAAATCCTCAGATCAAAACCCTAATTGAGATTCTGATCTGAGGACATTGAATTGGAAAGGTTTGGAGTGAGTGAAGTTGCAATTTCAAATGGATGATGCTGGCTAGTTAGGTGACAAATCACATGGATGATggagtactattttttttttttttaatttattttatttttgtgaaatttgtTGAATTGCGTCAAGATGAAGACTCTTTGAGTAAAACAAAACAAGATTTTGTTGGAATTTGGACACTTTTACAGGGAGTGAGGGATTTATCGAGTGGGTTACATGCGGATTGCTTCATTTATACACCATCAACATTTTTTTACCATTCATTCAGGGGATTTGGATCTTTAAGACCATCTTCAATTCAATGGTACAGTACCTATTACCGAATCATGGTACGTAGGTACTATTATTGGAGCAATATTcatttgagtacctaataggtattaGACTATCTCCAATGGtggtacttatttttttaagtattagtacctaataggtggTACCATATTGGAGCAAAACACAAAGAATACCTAAtagttttccctccattttatcttgtaatttttattaaaaaataatacaattttgtatTGACCAAGATTCGAACCTtcaacccttcagtgcaaggcaatatttccaaccactatgacaagtataccaattgtgattaaaattatgtgcaataattgataagcaccatcaattttaaaagtatatcatatcaaaattattgttgactatattattcatcacgaaatatttttatgtctttcctaatcaatgattttttttctaccgaatcataaatttagagaataattatcatgtgagatttggaaagttattatcgcgtgtaatttgaaaagttattatcaaactcaattctgcaaaatcaattttttttgcaatacaaccaaacacaaccatagtcatgtcactaatcacattcattattttgattctaacattgcagatttaatattaactgatggtcaattgatacaatatgcactagcagaccaattgtgatttaaattatgtccacaaagtgttaagctccatcaactttcataggaaagatttcatacgacaattaagcaccatcaattttcattgcacaatttaaacaattaaaaaccgataatctcttatattataagcttgctaacgtaatctaaccctaaaccaaatttttcccctctcattttctctttctttttattacagttttgtattaaaaaaatacagatttgtcatcgaatctgcatctcttacttacaataaaacttttcaaccgctaaaacatgtgcttcaattatgaaagaatttaggaatcctaatatgttaaccctgttttcaataaatttgaacggcagaattaatcacaatttttatttatttatggatgtctacttaagtttatgtttttgattatgtctttaatttttttttaacctttaattatcatcaattttttaacctttagttatcaacaattttttttaataagtaaacaaaacgatggggttccaaaattatttaaaaaatatataaaatataaaataagcacataaacaaatatagaataattagtccatgaaattctctatactactcttattgaaaatgctcttaaaactttggtattttattttttattgttacatattacacctaattagactcatgcaccgcatgggtcaaagttctagtaatgatgtatagttattggtgagaTGTGTTATTAGTAGGGtctatttagaactttttaagagataaTGGGTTGGAAgaattgagtacttattagatactattattaaaaaattataaatgagtgttGTGTACACGTTGGGcccagttaagtactcaaaaatgagtatctccattgtggatgctctaagtgTAATAAAGTGAGAAAGTTGTGATTATAACAACCTTATCGATTGTTATAATCCACgtatatattttacatttttaagtgAATCATTCATTTTAAAGGAGTTGGATCCGATTTAGCGGTGA
This genomic interval from Trifolium pratense cultivar HEN17-A07 linkage group LG6, ARS_RC_1.1, whole genome shotgun sequence contains the following:
- the LOC123889287 gene encoding RAB11-binding protein RELCH homolog isoform X3 → MDVDKSSLCNCVVNFLLQENYVLTAFELLHELLDDGHDDQAIRLKQFFSDHSLFPPDQISRLNSLKVADPQSLLEEKETAVEKLAISDYELRLALEDISKLKSELQKKTENLNETSATQLSGDVSVNDGQQIQKQKNTSFTDLGPLKDTERRDLNCAVKEYLLLAGYRLTAMTFYEEVTDQNLDIWHNTPASVPDALRHYYYQYLSSTSEAAEEKFSLLQENETLLKSNKKLNQENETLLKNKGLTDAQIGTLTKSLEVMQKDIREKENQALVLKQSLENQRKELNDCRAEITSLKMHMEGSLSRNNLVVMEVNNAQSQSLEYEEEIKKLHVEIESLKEKNARAPEPGNYVGSETENLQTDDKVIEIHEDRGTISNPVDADVGAVHNEDAQSSAVQTLTENANNHEDTLPKLFDPANTNSDFENIKNDSELNVGQQKEDSGLLAKADSGLGTVQILADALPKIVPYVLINHREELLPLIMCAIERHPDSNTRDSLTHTLFNLIKRPDEQQRRIIMDACVSLAKNVGEMRTETELLPQCWEQISHMYEERRLLVGQSCGELAEFIRPEIRDSLILSIVQQLIEDSASVVREGAARNLAMLLPLFPNKDKYFKVEELMFQLVCDPAGVVVETALKELVPAVIDWGNNLDHVLRVLLSHILNSALRCPPLSGVEGSIESHLRVLGERERWNVDVLLKMLMELLPFVHQKAFETCPLSTTETTPTMLSIPLLELYARGQVEWVTFEWMHVECFPNMIKLACLLPQKEDNLRSRISKFLLSVSECFGESYVTCIMLPVFLTAVGDDADFTFFPTSIHSRIKGLRPRSAVADRLSAMCVLPLLLAGVLSAPGKHEQLAGYLRKLLLEDNSMENRSTKHTPEIINAIRFICTYEEYHGLVFNILWEMVVSSNMSMKINAAHLLKVIVPYIDAKAASTHVLPALVTLGSDQNLNVKYASIDAFGAVAQHFKNEMIVDKIRVQMDAFLEDGSHEATIAVIRALVIAVPHTIERLRDYLLSKIFQLTAMPNAAKDLMRRRERADAFCEAIRALDATDLPANSIREFFLPAIQNLLKDLDALDPAHKEALEIIMKERSGGTFETISKVMGAHLGLPSSVSNFFGESGLLGKKEATEPSTEAVISPKSATASPAEDTRFRRIMMGNFSDMLRGKAKAQEDGQNQ
- the LOC123889287 gene encoding RAB11-binding protein RELCH homolog isoform X1, translated to MDVDKSSLCNCVVNFLLQENYVLTAFELLHELLDDGHDDQAIRLKQFFSDHSLFPPDQISRLNSLKVADPQSLLEEKETAVEKLAISDYELRLALEDISKLKSELQKKTENLNETSATQLSGDVSVNDGQQIQKQKNTSFTDLGPLKDTERRDLNCAVKEYLLLAGYRLTAMTFYEEVTDQNLDIWHNTPASVPDALRHYYYQYLSSTSEAAEEKFSLLQENETLLKSNKKLNQENETLLKNKGLTDAQIGTLTKSLEVMQKDIREKENQALVLKQSLENQRKELNDCRAEITSLKMHMEGSLSRNNLVVMEVNNAQSQSLEYEEEIKKLHVEIESLKEKNARAPEPGNYVGSETENLQTDDKVIEIHEDRGTISNPVDADVGAVHNEDAQSSAVQTLTENANNHEDTLPKLFDPANTNSDFENIKNDSELNVGQQKEDSGLLAKADSGLGTVQILADALPKIVPYVLINHREELLPLIMCAIERHPDSNTRDSLTHTLFNLIKRPDEQQRRIIMDACVSLAKNVGEMRTETELLPQCWEQISHMYEERRLLVGQSCGELAEFIRPEIRDSLILSIVQQLIEDSASVVREGAARNLAMLLPLFPNKDKYFKVEELMFQLVCDPAGVVVETALKELVPAVIDWGNNLDHVLRVLLSHILNSALRCPPLSGVEGSIESHLRVLGERERWNVDVLLKMLMELLPFVHQKAFETCPLSTTETTPTMLSIPLLELYARGQVEWVTFEWMHVECFPNMIKLACLLPQKEDNLRSRISKFLLSVSECFGESYVTCIMLPVFLTAVGDDADFTFFPTSIHSRIKGNIFFPVIFFLLHNCFIFDRSLVGLRPRSAVADRLSAMCVLPLLLAGVLSAPGKHEQLAGYLRKLLLEDNSMENRSTKHTPEIINAIRFICTYEEYHGLVFNILWEMVVSSNMSMKINAAHLLKVIVPYIDAKAASTHVLPALVTLGSDQNLNVKYASIDAFGAVAQHFKNEMIVDKIRVQMDAFLEDGSHEATIAVIRALVIAVPHTIERLRDYLLSKIFQLTAMPNAAKDLMRRRERADAFCEAIRALDATDLPANSIREFFLPAIQNLLKDLDALDPAHKEALEIIMKERSGGTFETISKVMGAHLGLPSSVSNFFGESGLLGKKEATEPSTEAVISPKSATASPAEDTRFRRIMMGNFSDMLRGKAKAQEDGQNQ
- the LOC123889287 gene encoding RAB11-binding protein RELCH homolog isoform X2 translates to MDVDKSSLCNCVVNFLLQENYVLTAFELLHELLDDGHDDQAIRLKQFFSDHSLFPPDQISRLNSLKVADPQSLLEEKETAVEKLAISDYELRLALEDISKLKSELQKKTENLNETSATQLSGDVSVNDGQQIQKQKNTSFTDLGPLKDTERRDLNCAVKEYLLLAGYRLTAMTFYEEVTDQNLDIWHNTPASVPDALRHYYYQYLSSTSEAAEEKFSLLQENETLLKSNKKLNQENETLLKNKGLTDAQIGTLTKSLEVMQKDIREKENQSLENQRKELNDCRAEITSLKMHMEGSLSRNNLVVMEVNNAQSQSLEYEEEIKKLHVEIESLKEKNARAPEPGNYVGSETENLQTDDKVIEIHEDRGTISNPVDADVGAVHNEDAQSSAVQTLTENANNHEDTLPKLFDPANTNSDFENIKNDSELNVGQQKEDSGLLAKADSGLGTVQILADALPKIVPYVLINHREELLPLIMCAIERHPDSNTRDSLTHTLFNLIKRPDEQQRRIIMDACVSLAKNVGEMRTETELLPQCWEQISHMYEERRLLVGQSCGELAEFIRPEIRDSLILSIVQQLIEDSASVVREGAARNLAMLLPLFPNKDKYFKVEELMFQLVCDPAGVVVETALKELVPAVIDWGNNLDHVLRVLLSHILNSALRCPPLSGVEGSIESHLRVLGERERWNVDVLLKMLMELLPFVHQKAFETCPLSTTETTPTMLSIPLLELYARGQVEWVTFEWMHVECFPNMIKLACLLPQKEDNLRSRISKFLLSVSECFGESYVTCIMLPVFLTAVGDDADFTFFPTSIHSRIKGNIFFPVIFFLLHNCFIFDRSLVGLRPRSAVADRLSAMCVLPLLLAGVLSAPGKHEQLAGYLRKLLLEDNSMENRSTKHTPEIINAIRFICTYEEYHGLVFNILWEMVVSSNMSMKINAAHLLKVIVPYIDAKAASTHVLPALVTLGSDQNLNVKYASIDAFGAVAQHFKNEMIVDKIRVQMDAFLEDGSHEATIAVIRALVIAVPHTIERLRDYLLSKIFQLTAMPNAAKDLMRRRERADAFCEAIRALDATDLPANSIREFFLPAIQNLLKDLDALDPAHKEALEIIMKERSGGTFETISKVMGAHLGLPSSVSNFFGESGLLGKKEATEPSTEAVISPKSATASPAEDTRFRRIMMGNFSDMLRGKAKAQEDGQNQ
- the LOC123889287 gene encoding RAB11-binding protein RELCH homolog isoform X4, producing MDVDKSSLCNCVVNFLLQENYVLTAFELLHELLDDGHDDQAIRLKQFFSDHSLFPPDQISRLNSLKVADPQSLLEEKETAVEKLAISDYELRLALEDISKLKSELQKKTENLNETSATQLSGDVSVNDGQQIQKQKNTSFTDLGPLKDTERRDLNCAVKEYLLLAGYRLTAMTFYEEVTDQNLDIWHNTPASVPDALRHYYYQYLSSTSEAAEEKFSLLQENETLLKSNKKLNQENETLLKNKGLTDAQIGTLTKSLEVMQKDIREKENQSLENQRKELNDCRAEITSLKMHMEGSLSRNNLVVMEVNNAQSQSLEYEEEIKKLHVEIESLKEKNARAPEPGNYVGSETENLQTDDKVIEIHEDRGTISNPVDADVGAVHNEDAQSSAVQTLTENANNHEDTLPKLFDPANTNSDFENIKNDSELNVGQQKEDSGLLAKADSGLGTVQILADALPKIVPYVLINHREELLPLIMCAIERHPDSNTRDSLTHTLFNLIKRPDEQQRRIIMDACVSLAKNVGEMRTETELLPQCWEQISHMYEERRLLVGQSCGELAEFIRPEIRDSLILSIVQQLIEDSASVVREGAARNLAMLLPLFPNKDKYFKVEELMFQLVCDPAGVVVETALKELVPAVIDWGNNLDHVLRVLLSHILNSALRCPPLSGVEGSIESHLRVLGERERWNVDVLLKMLMELLPFVHQKAFETCPLSTTETTPTMLSIPLLELYARGQVEWVTFEWMHVECFPNMIKLACLLPQKEDNLRSRISKFLLSVSECFGESYVTCIMLPVFLTAVGDDADFTFFPTSIHSRIKGLRPRSAVADRLSAMCVLPLLLAGVLSAPGKHEQLAGYLRKLLLEDNSMENRSTKHTPEIINAIRFICTYEEYHGLVFNILWEMVVSSNMSMKINAAHLLKVIVPYIDAKAASTHVLPALVTLGSDQNLNVKYASIDAFGAVAQHFKNEMIVDKIRVQMDAFLEDGSHEATIAVIRALVIAVPHTIERLRDYLLSKIFQLTAMPNAAKDLMRRRERADAFCEAIRALDATDLPANSIREFFLPAIQNLLKDLDALDPAHKEALEIIMKERSGGTFETISKVMGAHLGLPSSVSNFFGESGLLGKKEATEPSTEAVISPKSATASPAEDTRFRRIMMGNFSDMLRGKAKAQEDGQNQ